The Leptospira venezuelensis genome contains a region encoding:
- a CDS encoding tetratricopeptide repeat protein, which produces MREVFRKFAFFRISVFSILIISPLFLLSEETSVLDKWIQEGNILLESKQFEEAYILANSILESDPSNSKAEFILTQAWIGIGIEEKKKGNFLKAKEYLEKAYEKWPLNESIRKELAELENSKRQYKKQTSAFRNNSLAERISNKSSEDLIISINLLRLEIEKLKGELETERKMKAQDNHMNWIYILFGSQIALLFAILIKIKR; this is translated from the coding sequence ATGAGAGAAGTATTCAGGAAATTTGCATTTTTTAGGATATCGGTCTTCTCTATTCTAATCATCTCTCCTTTGTTTTTACTCTCTGAAGAAACATCTGTATTAGATAAATGGATCCAAGAAGGAAACATTCTATTAGAATCCAAACAATTCGAAGAAGCTTACATATTGGCAAATTCTATCTTAGAATCGGATCCTTCAAACTCGAAGGCTGAATTTATCTTAACTCAGGCTTGGATTGGAATTGGCATAGAGGAAAAGAAGAAGGGAAACTTTCTTAAGGCAAAAGAATATTTAGAAAAGGCCTATGAAAAATGGCCTTTGAATGAAAGTATTCGGAAGGAACTTGCAGAGTTAGAAAATTCTAAGCGCCAATATAAAAAACAAACTTCAGCATTTAGGAACAATTCCCTCGCAGAGAGGATATCCAACAAAAGTTCAGAAGATTTAATAATTAGTATCAACCTTCTTCGCTTAGAAATTGAAAAACTGAAAGGTGAATTGGAAACGGAAAGGAAAATGAAAGCGCAAGATAACCATATGAATTGGATCTATATACTTTTCGGATCACAAATAGCGTTACTATTTGCAATCCTTATAAAAATTAAGCGCTAA
- a CDS encoding Kelch repeat-containing protein has product MKRIYSVFIILLFCLHFQFCTSSGLSEILGEESARAEYAFVAKLGPNSAVVSWNCSKTSKGTMYANDGIIPSIQSSKSHFLEWNNLSANTSYRVILTCGSQKIEEGSILEFTTWISNDPPKTRGIWILGGIGNDGLPIKEVDLFDPVTDIWYPSITNVPTPRAYASIVHHKNKIYVIGGMENISGTYVTSSKVEVYYPYADLWETKASLPSGSIGAVVGSIGDEIYILSGSNSTDMTNGPVFNTILKFYPELGTNGQWISFSSASTIFSRVDMSGCAINGVIFYTGGRTYNSGSANSSTDGFAASANTTTSFGEPSLGESKHGAGGVCILPSSLDPYPADGVYFAVIGGSTGSGNVFQPATSIIPTNRTEFYQLGSSSFSLGPSLPSSLYFPAVQTSYETRKIFSFGGASSINIPENTVYSLDSGNPLGSAWVTHSLPMPRRRYAHKAIRIDR; this is encoded by the coding sequence ATGAAAAGAATATATTCTGTTTTTATAATTTTACTTTTCTGTCTTCATTTTCAATTTTGCACCAGTTCCGGTTTATCTGAAATTTTAGGAGAAGAATCTGCCCGAGCCGAATATGCATTTGTAGCCAAGTTAGGACCTAACTCTGCAGTTGTTTCCTGGAATTGCTCGAAAACATCTAAAGGTACAATGTATGCAAACGACGGAATCATTCCAAGTATTCAATCTTCTAAATCTCATTTTTTAGAATGGAACAACTTATCTGCAAATACTTCCTACAGAGTAATCTTAACCTGTGGATCTCAAAAGATAGAAGAAGGAAGTATTTTAGAATTTACTACATGGATCTCGAATGATCCTCCTAAAACTCGAGGAATTTGGATCCTAGGCGGAATTGGAAATGATGGGCTCCCAATCAAGGAAGTAGATCTATTTGATCCAGTAACAGATATTTGGTATCCTTCTATTACAAACGTTCCTACTCCCAGAGCATACGCATCCATCGTGCATCATAAAAATAAAATATATGTGATAGGAGGGATGGAAAATATTTCCGGAACCTACGTAACTTCTTCCAAGGTCGAAGTGTATTATCCTTATGCAGATCTTTGGGAGACAAAGGCTTCGTTACCATCCGGGTCTATCGGTGCAGTGGTTGGTTCTATAGGAGATGAGATATATATTCTTTCCGGTTCGAATTCCACTGACATGACGAATGGTCCAGTATTTAATACAATTCTAAAGTTCTATCCTGAACTCGGGACGAATGGCCAATGGATCTCTTTTTCTTCCGCTTCTACTATATTCAGTAGAGTTGATATGTCTGGTTGTGCAATCAATGGGGTAATTTTTTATACTGGTGGTAGGACTTACAACAGCGGAAGTGCAAACTCAAGCACAGATGGTTTTGCTGCTTCTGCAAATACAACAACTTCATTCGGTGAACCTAGTTTAGGAGAATCTAAACATGGAGCAGGTGGAGTTTGTATTTTACCTTCTTCCCTGGATCCATATCCTGCAGACGGAGTTTATTTTGCGGTTATAGGAGGTTCAACAGGTTCAGGAAATGTATTCCAACCTGCAACTTCTATTATTCCTACGAATAGAACTGAGTTTTATCAATTAGGTTCGTCTTCTTTTTCTTTGGGCCCAAGTCTTCCTTCTTCTCTTTATTTTCCAGCAGTTCAAACTTCTTACGAGACACGTAAAATTTTTTCTTTTGGCGGAGCTTCTTCCATTAATATTCCTGAAAATACTGTGTATTCTTTGGATTCTGGGAATCCTTTAGGTTCCGCTTGGGTAACTCATTCTCTGCCTATGCCAAGAAGAAGATACGCTCATAAAGCGATTCGGATCGACAGATGA
- a CDS encoding LA_3334 family protein gives MFKKFAFVFYGIFFLPSYLFSTEILFKNGDAFITEEVSEESEFILISWKEKKYKIPRSDLQRIDPRRKGPDSSYRYSEFKLTDGTQLKGILIEKRENKLILKTELGFAELDKSKILSHTFDEVSSEPPTLPESYLLEASKQRDWRIGLSGSGYYSLGTWGQAFPVTYGGGAFLERDTNSKFWFYGVLSEASFGKGKNGNLSIWSQSIYLGKYYGNSSPYWLAGAGFSTMTRTGEERTSAINPDLIFEFGWNWQTESRSSIRIGIRSQCSLEEDVNFCRSGFRFSWGFAL, from the coding sequence ATGTTCAAAAAGTTTGCATTTGTTTTTTACGGGATCTTCTTCCTTCCTTCTTATCTTTTCTCTACTGAAATATTATTCAAGAATGGCGACGCCTTTATTACCGAAGAAGTTTCTGAAGAATCAGAGTTCATTCTTATTTCTTGGAAGGAGAAAAAATACAAAATCCCCAGATCGGATCTCCAACGAATTGATCCAAGAAGGAAGGGACCGGATTCTTCCTATCGTTATTCTGAATTCAAATTAACTGATGGAACCCAACTCAAAGGGATCTTGATCGAAAAAAGGGAAAACAAACTTATCTTAAAAACGGAACTTGGTTTTGCCGAGTTGGATAAAAGTAAAATTCTTTCTCATACTTTTGATGAGGTCTCCTCGGAGCCGCCTACTCTTCCGGAGAGTTATCTATTAGAAGCTTCTAAACAAAGAGATTGGAGAATAGGATTATCCGGATCTGGATATTATTCCTTGGGAACATGGGGACAGGCATTTCCTGTCACTTATGGAGGAGGAGCATTTTTGGAAAGAGATACTAACTCTAAGTTTTGGTTCTATGGTGTTTTGTCTGAAGCTTCTTTCGGGAAAGGAAAGAACGGAAACTTAAGTATCTGGAGCCAGTCTATATATCTTGGTAAATATTATGGAAATTCTTCTCCTTATTGGTTAGCAGGAGCCGGTTTCAGTACTATGACACGGACTGGAGAAGAAAGGACTTCCGCAATCAATCCCGATTTAATTTTTGAGTTCGGCTGGAATTGGCAGACTGAATCCAGGTCTTCTATCCGGATAGGTATTCGCTCTCAATGTAGTTTAGAAGAAGATGTAAACTTTTGTAGATCTGGCTTTCGGTTTTCTTGGGGGTTTGCACTATGA